One part of the Thermoanaerobacterium sp. CMT5567-10 genome encodes these proteins:
- a CDS encoding SpoIIE family protein phosphatase, producing the protein MSHYIDIAHASLNKYGEELCGDSVQIIRKKDYLMAVMADGLGSGVKANILSTLTTRIVSKMLDMGSELSDVVDTIAQTLPICKERNIAYSTFTVVSINSDNVHVVEYDNPSIFYFKNGVYKKIDRKCVEIGDKRIYESNFKLDLNDALVIVSDGVIHAGVGGILNLGWQWENVQQYLEKTLGVYSDASDICYQLITTCNNLYKNKPGDDTTAIVIKVNESKKVTVMVGPPILKNMDEWVVRKLMKNEGLKVVCGGTAAKIVGRVLNKKVITSTDYIDPDIPPPAFIDGIDLVTEGVLTLRKTVEIFKEYIEDGNSNILRYSKKDAATRLFKILNYATDVNFLVGQAVNSAHQNPDFPADLRIKVKIVEELINLLEKLNKNVEVNYF; encoded by the coding sequence ATGAGCCATTACATTGATATTGCACATGCATCATTAAACAAATACGGTGAAGAACTGTGCGGTGATAGTGTTCAGATAATAAGAAAAAAAGACTATTTAATGGCGGTAATGGCAGATGGATTAGGCAGCGGTGTAAAAGCAAATATTTTATCAACTTTGACAACGCGAATTGTCTCAAAAATGCTTGATATGGGTTCTGAATTATCTGATGTTGTAGATACGATAGCGCAAACGCTGCCTATATGCAAAGAAAGAAATATTGCATATTCTACATTTACGGTTGTTTCGATAAATTCTGACAATGTTCATGTGGTAGAGTATGATAACCCATCTATATTTTATTTTAAAAATGGAGTTTATAAAAAAATAGATAGAAAATGTGTAGAAATAGGCGATAAAAGAATTTATGAAAGCAACTTCAAGTTGGACCTCAATGATGCTCTTGTAATTGTATCTGATGGGGTTATACATGCAGGTGTAGGCGGTATATTGAATCTTGGATGGCAGTGGGAGAATGTGCAGCAATATCTTGAAAAGACATTAGGAGTTTATAGTGATGCATCTGATATTTGCTATCAGCTTATAACGACTTGCAACAATTTATATAAGAATAAACCTGGTGATGATACGACAGCGATAGTTATAAAGGTGAACGAGTCAAAGAAAGTGACTGTAATGGTGGGGCCACCTATCTTAAAGAATATGGATGAATGGGTTGTAAGAAAACTCATGAAAAATGAAGGATTAAAGGTAGTATGTGGTGGTACGGCTGCGAAAATTGTAGGAAGAGTTTTAAATAAAAAGGTTATTACATCGACTGATTATATCGATCCTGATATACCACCACCTGCTTTTATAGATGGAATAGATTTGGTGACAGAAGGAGTTTTGACATTAAGAAAGACAGTTGAGATTTTTAAAGAATACATCGAAGATGGCAATTCAAACATACTAAGGTATTCAAAGAAGGATGCTGCAACTCGCCTATTTAAAATTTTAAATTATGCAACTGATGTAAATTTTTTAGTGGGTCAGGCCGTGAATAGTGCTCATCAAAATCCAGATTTTCCTGCGGATCTTAGAATAAAGGTTAAGATTGTTGAAGAACTTATTAACTTATTAGAGAAATTAAACAAAAATGTTGAAGTAAATTATTTTTAG
- a CDS encoding (2Fe-2S) ferredoxin domain-containing protein has product MVITVCVGSSCHLKGSYNVINELKKFIKDYNLEDKVELKADFCMGNCLRAVSVKIDDGKCLSIKPNSVEKFFKEYVLGNLQ; this is encoded by the coding sequence ATGGTTATTACTGTTTGTGTAGGTAGTTCATGTCATCTTAAAGGCTCCTACAATGTTATAAATGAATTAAAAAAATTTATTAAAGATTATAATCTTGAGGACAAGGTGGAATTAAAAGCGGATTTTTGCATGGGCAATTGTTTAAGAGCAGTTTCTGTAAAAATTGACGACGGAAAGTGTTTGTCAATTAAACCAAATAGCGTTGAAAAATTTTTTAAAGAATATGTGCTAGGCAATTTACAATGA
- a CDS encoding helix-turn-helix transcriptional regulator, with protein sequence MYKLKEIRKSMGYTQLYMAKKLDISESYYSQLENGNRRMPLSIALKIAKVLNRSFEDIFLP encoded by the coding sequence ATGTACAAACTAAAAGAAATACGAAAAAGTATGGGGTATACGCAATTATATATGGCAAAAAAACTTGATATATCAGAAAGCTACTATTCACAATTAGAAAATGGCAATAGAAGAATGCCGTTATCAATAGCGCTTAAAATTGCTAAAGTACTGAATAGGTCTTTTGAAGATATTTTTTTGCCATAA
- a CDS encoding metal-sensitive transcriptional regulator produces MSKSIKDDVLLRLKTIKGHIAGIEKMVEEDKGCSNILLQIAAVRASLEKVGLSIINEHAEQCFLSNEDGKITYEELQSVVDLLVKFLK; encoded by the coding sequence ATGAGCAAAAGTATTAAAGATGATGTACTTTTAAGGTTAAAAACTATAAAAGGCCATATAGCTGGAATTGAGAAAATGGTTGAAGAGGATAAAGGATGTTCAAACATTTTGCTACAAATAGCAGCAGTAAGAGCTTCCTTAGAAAAAGTTGGATTATCTATAATAAATGAACATGCAGAACAGTGTTTTCTTTCAAATGAAGACGGAAAGATAACGTATGAGGAGCTGCAGAGCGTAGTTGACTTATTAGTAAAATTTTTAAAATAA
- a CDS encoding DUF3006 domain-containing protein, producing MRIHGIVDKIEDDVAIVILDDDRKINIPIKYLPSNIAEEDVIDISLDVDKEKTGERAHKLKKMIEESRKED from the coding sequence ATGAGAATACATGGTATTGTTGATAAAATAGAAGATGATGTGGCAATAGTCATTCTTGATGATGACAGAAAGATAAATATTCCGATAAAATATCTTCCTAGTAATATAGCTGAAGAGGATGTTATTGATATCAGTTTAGATGTTGATAAAGAAAAGACTGGTGAGAGAGCGCATAAGTTAAAAAAGATGATAGAAGAATCCAGAAAAGAGGATTAA
- a CDS encoding helix-turn-helix domain-containing protein, which produces MSFGKRFKTLRLEKNLTQAELAKILSIGESTISFYESDKREPDYETLQKIADFFDVSVDYLLGRTDKRNIDTSNDVDERLHKVMQELGPDVLLAFYDLPNMTNEEKENVITLLEGIKAKREKKKKKE; this is translated from the coding sequence ATGAGCTTTGGTAAAAGATTTAAGACACTCCGATTAGAGAAAAACTTAACACAAGCAGAATTAGCAAAGATACTTTCGATTGGAGAATCAACAATTTCATTCTATGAATCTGATAAGCGTGAACCTGATTATGAAACCCTACAAAAAATAGCCGATTTCTTTGACGTATCGGTAGATTATTTATTAGGTAGAACAGATAAGAGAAACATAGATACATCAAATGATGTCGATGAAAGGCTTCACAAAGTCATGCAGGAATTAGGTCCCGATGTTCTTTTGGCATTTTATGATCTTCCAAATATGACCAATGAAGAAAAAGAAAATGTTATTACTTTGCTTGAAGGCATAAAAGCAAAAAGAGAGAAGAAAAAGAAAAAAGAATAA
- a CDS encoding recombinase family protein: MLKDNVLNKTWNCAVYCRLSKEDLNKGYSESIQTQEKELTRFVYENNWHLVDVYIDDGVSGTTFERDDFKRMIDDVENGLINCIITKDLSRLGRDYIEMGRYLEKVFPEYGIRYIALNDGVDTLKGDDDSIPFRNVVNDMYAKDISKKIRFNLISKMKEGLYIGALAPYGYKKDPNNKNKLIPANDITTQAVKRIFSLYMEGFGKQKIAKILSDEGYPTPAGSKENYMNPNQKIKMWNSNAVHRILTNEVYIGTVVQHKRKKVSYKVKKVREVPEEEWIKKTHMHEPIIDEDIFWQVQDIIQGRSELKFRPGHITHLFSGKARCGDCGSYMGYFYDKDRKEPCWKLICGAFRKYGSKACTMHSIPEDKLKQIILDDLRTIAKEIVDYRELARIAEDSIEEKYMEQKNMYEGYKKKFSELQNTFKQMYYDKIKGLINDEQFKILSDEIQNEMNTYQNKLNEIEKQINSKDIKMILIQQAYEKIKAIIDMQDLNRQMVENLIDFIEIFNNNKVKIHYKFSNPQNYIS, translated from the coding sequence ATGCTCAAGGATAACGTACTGAATAAAACCTGGAACTGTGCAGTGTACTGCAGGCTTTCAAAAGAAGATTTAAATAAAGGTTACAGTGAAAGTATTCAAACACAGGAGAAAGAACTAACAAGATTTGTATACGAAAATAATTGGCATCTTGTCGATGTTTATATTGATGATGGTGTAAGTGGAACTACTTTCGAACGGGATGATTTTAAAAGGATGATTGATGACGTTGAGAATGGCTTAATAAATTGCATTATAACAAAAGATTTATCTCGTCTTGGAAGAGATTATATCGAGATGGGAAGATATTTAGAGAAGGTATTTCCTGAGTATGGTATAAGATATATTGCTTTAAATGATGGTGTTGATACTTTAAAAGGTGATGATGACAGCATACCCTTTAGAAATGTTGTTAATGACATGTACGCTAAAGATATATCAAAAAAAATAAGGTTTAACCTTATCAGTAAAATGAAAGAAGGTCTATACATAGGGGCATTAGCGCCTTATGGGTATAAAAAGGATCCTAATAATAAAAACAAATTAATACCAGCCAACGATATTACAACTCAGGCAGTAAAGAGAATTTTTTCATTATATATGGAAGGATTTGGCAAACAAAAGATTGCTAAAATATTATCTGATGAAGGTTATCCTACACCAGCAGGTTCAAAAGAAAATTATATGAATCCAAACCAGAAGATTAAAATGTGGAATAGCAACGCTGTTCACAGAATACTGACGAATGAAGTGTACATTGGGACAGTTGTCCAGCATAAGAGAAAAAAGGTATCGTACAAAGTAAAAAAAGTCAGAGAAGTGCCTGAGGAAGAGTGGATCAAAAAAACACACATGCATGAGCCTATAATAGATGAAGATATTTTCTGGCAGGTGCAGGATATAATACAAGGAAGATCCGAGCTTAAATTCAGACCGGGGCATATTACACATCTTTTTTCTGGTAAAGCAAGATGCGGCGATTGTGGATCGTATATGGGGTATTTTTATGACAAGGATAGAAAGGAGCCTTGCTGGAAACTTATATGCGGTGCTTTTAGAAAATACGGTTCAAAAGCTTGTACAATGCATTCTATACCGGAAGATAAGTTAAAACAAATAATTTTAGATGACCTTAGGACTATAGCTAAAGAAATCGTCGATTATCGTGAATTAGCAAGAATTGCCGAGGATTCGATTGAAGAAAAATATATGGAGCAGAAAAATATGTATGAAGGATATAAAAAGAAATTTTCCGAGCTGCAAAATACTTTTAAGCAGATGTATTACGACAAGATAAAAGGTTTAATTAATGATGAGCAGTTTAAAATACTTTCTGATGAGATTCAGAATGAAATGAATACTTATCAAAATAAATTAAATGAGATTGAAAAACAAATAAATTCTAAGGACATAAAGATGATACTTATACAACAGGCGTATGAAAAAATTAAAGCAATAATTGATATGCAGGATTTAAATAGGCAAATGGTTGAAAACCTTATTGACTTTATAGAAATATTTAATAATAATAAAGTTAAGATACACTATAAATTTTCAAATCCTCAAAATTATATCTCATAG
- a CDS encoding phospholipase D family protein translates to MHYKLYIIDNSYAFLGSLNFTRKGLFDNYESCITIKDEKVVKKLSDYFDYITNISCRQVDISLWGRIIHGEPIN, encoded by the coding sequence TTGCATTATAAACTTTATATAATCGACAATTCATATGCTTTTTTAGGCTCCTTAAATTTTACAAGAAAAGGACTTTTTGATAATTATGAATCATGTATAACTATAAAAGATGAAAAAGTTGTGAAAAAACTCTCTGATTATTTCGATTATATAACAAATATATCATGCAGACAAGTTGATATATCATTGTGGGGACGTATAATTCACGGTGAGCCTATAAACTAG
- a CDS encoding cysteine desulfurase family protein: MEVYLDNSATTKVRKEVIDKMVDVMENEYGNPSSVHLKGYKAEKILLESRRNVAKLLGCEADEIIYTSGGTESNNFAIRGIAYGMKRLGNHIITSKIEHPSVLNVMKQLEEEGYDITYLDVDNRGNIDLDELEGAINDKTILISIMAVNNEIGTIEPIEDIAKLKEKAKNAYFHVDGIQAVGKIELDVKSQKIDLLSLSGHKMHGPKGIGAIYIKRGVKIKPILYGGGQEGNLRSGTENLPGIVGLGEACRLIKENIHEYESKLIHLKKRLYDGIKSEISDIHLNGPDIDKGAPQILNVSFLGVRGEVLLHALEEKGIYVSTGSACSSHKNTESHVLKAIGLSHEYIEGAIRFSFSIFNTDEEIDYTIDALKDKVNFLRKYKRR, from the coding sequence ATGGAGGTATATCTTGATAACAGTGCAACAACAAAAGTTCGCAAAGAAGTAATTGACAAGATGGTTGATGTTATGGAAAATGAGTATGGCAATCCTTCATCAGTCCATCTTAAAGGATATAAAGCTGAGAAGATATTATTAGAATCGAGAAGAAATGTTGCAAAATTATTAGGGTGTGAAGCAGATGAGATAATTTATACTTCTGGTGGCACAGAATCTAATAATTTTGCTATACGTGGAATAGCATACGGCATGAAGAGACTGGGAAACCATATAATTACTTCAAAGATTGAACATCCATCTGTTTTAAATGTGATGAAACAGCTTGAGGAAGAGGGGTATGATATTACATATCTTGATGTAGACAATCGAGGGAATATAGATTTGGATGAACTTGAAGGTGCTATAAATGATAAAACAATTTTAATATCTATTATGGCAGTGAACAATGAAATAGGGACCATTGAACCTATTGAAGACATTGCGAAATTAAAAGAAAAGGCCAAGAATGCATATTTTCATGTAGATGGGATACAGGCAGTGGGCAAGATTGAGTTGGACGTGAAGAGTCAAAAGATAGATCTTTTATCTTTAAGTGGCCATAAAATGCATGGCCCAAAAGGTATAGGTGCTATCTATATAAAAAGAGGTGTTAAAATAAAGCCTATATTATATGGCGGTGGTCAGGAAGGAAATTTAAGGTCAGGTACTGAAAATCTGCCTGGTATTGTAGGCCTTGGAGAAGCTTGTAGGCTGATAAAGGAAAATATTCATGAATACGAGTCGAAGCTTATACATTTGAAAAAGAGGCTGTACGACGGAATCAAAAGTGAAATATCTGATATTCACTTAAATGGTCCTGATATAGATAAAGGTGCACCACAGATATTAAATGTTTCATTTTTGGGTGTAAGAGGAGAAGTACTGCTTCACGCACTAGAAGAAAAGGGTATATATGTATCTACAGGTTCTGCTTGCTCGTCTCACAAAAATACAGAAAGCCATGTATTAAAGGCTATAGGATTAAGTCATGAATATATTGAAGGAGCGATTAGATTTTCTTTTAGCATTTTTAATACAGATGAAGAGATAGATTACACAATAGATGCTTTGAAAGATAAAGTGAATTTCTTAAGAAAATACAAAAGGAGGTAA
- a CDS encoding [Fe-Fe] hydrogenase large subunit C-terminal domain-containing protein — MSVINFKKANCRNCYKCIRYCPVKAIKVNNEQAEIVDYLCIACGRCLNVCPQNAKTVRSDVEKVKAFVKKGDKVVFTIAPSYPALVGNGRAFKFLNALKSLGAEMIIETSVGAMFISKEYERYYNDLKYDNLITTSCPSINYLIEKYYPDLINCLVPVVSPMIAVGRAVKKVYGNEIKVVFIGPCLAKKVEMNDFSCEGAIDAVLTFEEIIEWLDEAGINIDSMEEFTDCVDTMLPFKLYPIEGKTIDCMDIDLNLRKVVSVSSIDNVKELLDDIRSGNLHGYWIEANACDGGCINGPAFGKLNNSVVKRKEEVINYSNTKANFVNDINNMIDCSVDFSRKFINLSDKWKIPSEEEIKDILSKIGKLTKEDELNCGACGYDTCREKAIAVFNGMAEPYMCLPYMRGRAETLSNIIISSTPNAIIAVNNEYEIQEMNRAFEKMFLVNSSMVKNENLSLIFDISDFKDVIENKKSIFNKKVSFKNYGIIALESIYYLEEYKIAIGIFTDITKIEKQKEAFSKVKRENYQLAQQVIDRQMKVAQEIASLLGETTAETKVILTRMKDMLLNQGDDE, encoded by the coding sequence ATGAGTGTCATAAATTTTAAAAAAGCAAATTGCAGAAACTGCTATAAGTGCATTAGATATTGCCCTGTAAAAGCTATAAAAGTTAATAATGAACAAGCTGAAATAGTTGATTACCTGTGTATTGCTTGTGGAAGATGTTTAAATGTGTGTCCACAAAATGCCAAAACCGTAAGGTCAGATGTAGAAAAAGTTAAAGCTTTTGTAAAAAAAGGTGATAAAGTTGTTTTTACAATAGCACCATCTTATCCTGCACTTGTAGGAAATGGCAGAGCCTTTAAATTTCTTAATGCTTTAAAAAGTTTGGGGGCTGAAATGATAATAGAAACTTCAGTAGGAGCTATGTTTATATCTAAAGAGTATGAAAGGTATTATAATGATTTAAAATATGACAATCTTATTACTACTTCATGTCCATCTATAAATTATTTGATTGAGAAGTACTATCCTGATCTAATAAATTGCCTTGTACCAGTTGTATCACCTATGATTGCTGTTGGTAGGGCTGTTAAAAAAGTTTATGGCAATGAAATAAAGGTAGTGTTTATAGGACCTTGCTTAGCAAAGAAAGTGGAGATGAATGATTTCAGCTGTGAAGGTGCAATAGATGCTGTTTTGACATTTGAAGAGATTATAGAATGGTTAGATGAAGCTGGAATCAATATTGATTCCATGGAGGAATTTACAGATTGTGTTGATACAATGTTGCCATTTAAATTATATCCTATTGAAGGTAAAACTATTGACTGCATGGATATCGATTTAAATTTGAGAAAAGTTGTATCTGTGTCTTCGATTGACAATGTTAAGGAGCTTTTGGACGATATAAGGTCAGGCAACTTGCACGGATATTGGATAGAAGCAAATGCTTGTGATGGAGGGTGTATTAATGGACCAGCCTTCGGAAAGTTAAATAATAGTGTTGTTAAAAGAAAAGAAGAAGTGATTAATTATTCAAATACAAAGGCGAACTTTGTTAATGATATTAACAATATGATTGATTGTTCAGTAGATTTTAGCAGGAAATTTATAAATTTAAGTGATAAATGGAAGATTCCTAGTGAGGAAGAAATAAAAGATATTTTATCAAAAATCGGAAAGCTTACTAAGGAAGATGAACTAAATTGTGGTGCATGTGGTTATGATACATGTAGAGAGAAGGCTATAGCTGTTTTTAATGGAATGGCGGAACCATATATGTGTTTGCCATATATGAGAGGGAGAGCTGAAACTTTATCTAACATTATAATCAGTTCTACACCTAACGCTATAATTGCTGTTAATAACGAGTATGAGATACAAGAAATGAATAGAGCTTTTGAGAAGATGTTTTTAGTAAATTCATCAATGGTTAAAAACGAGAATCTATCCTTGATATTTGATATATCGGATTTTAAAGATGTGATTGAAAACAAAAAAAGTATTTTCAATAAAAAGGTATCATTTAAAAATTATGGAATTATTGCGTTAGAGAGTATTTATTATTTAGAAGAATATAAAATTGCAATTGGTATTTTTACAGATATTACAAAGATAGAAAAGCAGAAAGAGGCTTTTTCAAAGGTTAAAAGGGAAAACTACCAGTTGGCACAGCAAGTAATAGATAGGCAGATGAAAGTGGCGCAGGAGATTGCAAGTCTTTTAGGAGAGACAACTGCGGAGACAAAAGTTATATTGACTAGAATGAAGGATATGCTATTAAATCAAGGTGATGATGAATGA
- a CDS encoding 4Fe-4S dicluster domain-containing protein, with product MFKFNTDVQMLKYEVLYNVAKLTLEDRLEDEYDEIPHEIIPGTKPRFRCCVYKERAIIEQRTKVAMGKNLKRTMRHAVDGEEPVIQVLDIACEECPIKRYRVTEACRGCITHRCTEVCPKGAISIINKKSHIDYDKCIECGRCKDACPYNAISDNLRPCIRSCAAKAITMDEELKAAINYEKCTSCGACTLACPFGAITDKSYIVDIIRAIKSGKKVYALVAPAIASQFKDATVGQIKSALREFGFADVIEVALGADFVAVEEAKEFEERIKDLKVMTSSCCPAFVAHIKKSYPELVHNISTTVSPMTAISKYIKKHDPMAMTVFIGPCTAKKSEVMREDIKGITDFAMTFEEMAAILDAAKIDIKEQQDVEVDDATLFGRKFARSGGVLEAVIEAIKEIDADTEINPIICNGLEECNKTLKIMKAGKLPNNFVEGMACVGGCIGGAGVINNNVNQAKLAVNKFGDASLYKNIKERVNQLDADEVDFHIGHSSDESNKTSCKEA from the coding sequence TTGTTTAAGTTTAACACTGATGTTCAAATGTTAAAATATGAAGTACTTTATAATGTTGCTAAATTGACATTGGAAGACAGATTAGAAGACGAATACGATGAAATACCTCATGAGATAATTCCGGGGACAAAACCTAGATTTAGATGCTGCGTATATAAAGAAAGGGCTATAATAGAGCAAAGAACAAAAGTAGCAATGGGGAAAAATTTAAAGCGGACAATGAGACATGCAGTAGATGGTGAGGAACCTGTAATTCAAGTTTTGGATATTGCTTGCGAAGAGTGCCCTATAAAAAGGTATCGTGTTACAGAAGCGTGCCGAGGATGTATCACTCATAGATGTACTGAAGTATGTCCCAAAGGCGCAATATCGATAATCAATAAAAAAAGCCATATTGACTATGATAAGTGCATAGAATGCGGCAGATGCAAAGATGCTTGCCCATACAATGCCATATCTGATAATTTAAGGCCATGTATCAGGTCTTGTGCAGCAAAAGCTATAACAATGGATGAGGAATTAAAAGCTGCTATAAATTATGAGAAATGTACTTCTTGTGGTGCTTGTACTTTGGCTTGCCCATTTGGTGCAATAACAGACAAATCATACATTGTGGATATAATAAGAGCGATAAAAAGCGGTAAAAAAGTTTATGCTTTAGTAGCACCTGCAATAGCGTCTCAATTTAAAGATGCAACAGTAGGTCAAATAAAATCTGCTTTGAGGGAATTTGGCTTTGCGGATGTAATAGAAGTTGCACTTGGAGCAGACTTTGTTGCAGTAGAAGAAGCCAAGGAGTTTGAAGAAAGGATAAAAGACTTAAAAGTAATGACAAGTTCCTGCTGTCCAGCATTTGTAGCCCATATAAAAAAGAGCTATCCAGAATTGGTTCATAATATATCTACAACAGTATCGCCAATGACAGCAATATCAAAATACATTAAAAAGCATGATCCTATGGCAATGACAGTATTTATAGGACCGTGTACTGCAAAGAAATCTGAAGTGATGAGAGAAGATATAAAAGGTATAACAGATTTTGCTATGACATTTGAGGAGATGGCTGCTATTCTGGATGCAGCAAAGATAGACATAAAAGAACAACAAGATGTTGAAGTGGATGATGCTACACTATTTGGGAGAAAATTTGCAAGATCTGGCGGTGTTTTAGAAGCGGTAATTGAAGCGATAAAAGAGATAGATGCAGATACTGAAATCAATCCGATAATTTGTAATGGACTTGAAGAGTGCAATAAGACGTTGAAAATAATGAAGGCAGGTAAATTGCCAAATAATTTTGTAGAAGGTATGGCTTGTGTTGGCGGTTGCATCGGTGGTGCTGGTGTCATCAACAACAACGTAAATCAAGCAAAATTAGCTGTAAATAAATTTGGTGATGCATCTTTGTATAAGAACATAAAAGAGAGAGTCAACCAGTTAGATGCGGATGAAGTTGATTTTCATATTGGTCACAGTTCGGATGAGTCCAATAAGACTTCATGCAAAGAAGCATGA
- a CDS encoding helix-turn-helix domain-containing protein — protein MCNKDKVYALYFLEKMTCTEIAKEVGVTKQAVSKILKQFPEYAEEKERKKQENKVRHNKETGEYVKQKRRKEREEEEGLIAGMMELQRQNAMSMSKKSTLSDNALIESCINHYKYDPKNQKIIFVEDFGRKPVDLPKSVSAHKTVLNEFRLYSQKIENEKWMSETEEKALSK, from the coding sequence ATGTGCAATAAAGATAAAGTTTATGCGTTGTACTTTTTAGAGAAAATGACATGCACAGAAATAGCAAAAGAAGTTGGCGTAACAAAGCAAGCAGTATCAAAGATATTGAAGCAGTTTCCTGAATATGCAGAAGAGAAAGAACGAAAGAAGCAGGAGAATAAAGTTAGACATAATAAGGAGACGGGTGAATATGTGAAGCAAAAGAGAAGGAAAGAAAGAGAAGAAGAGGAAGGCCTTATTGCAGGTATGATGGAGTTACAGAGGCAAAACGCAATGTCGATGTCAAAGAAAAGTACGCTAAGCGATAATGCTCTTATTGAAAGTTGTATAAATCATTATAAATATGATCCAAAAAATCAAAAAATTATTTTCGTAGAGGATTTTGGCAGAAAACCTGTTGATTTACCAAAATCTGTAAGTGCGCATAAGACAGTTTTAAATGAATTCAGGCTTTATTCGCAGAAAATAGAGAATGAGAAATGGATGAGTGAAACGGAGGAGAAGGCATTAAGTAAATAA
- a CDS encoding glycosyltransferase — protein sequence MKILFITFIDILNSLPQRSHHLIEYLKERYDLTVVFCRYDDLGVLKRQEGTTKYIGIPVKFASLFSPMTLYKRYLEIDSEKYDICIAQGPWAGVTAVELLKVGRVNFLAYEDIDYFPAFFEYEDIYNRTKYMEKYCIESSDITFSVNKQLIEFRKNVTGITPYYIPNGVNYELFKGDKVKHNGTILVFSGSLEHWSGIEMPIKALPILRRELDVSMMILGRGRYEPDLRKLSKDYKVDDFVHFLGKVKYKDLPLYFKKADIGLCTLFPTELIKYSFPLKAVEYMAAGLPVIATDIGDLGKLIKENECGITIKYSIADFVEKTIDLIENHDKMSIYGQNGKKFAKSFDWKELFKKEMSIIFEKLDKRIKCN from the coding sequence ATGAAGATATTGTTTATTACTTTTATCGATATTTTAAACTCACTTCCACAGAGAAGCCATCATTTGATAGAATATTTAAAGGAAAGATACGATTTAACTGTAGTATTTTGCAGATACGACGATCTGGGAGTACTGAAAAGGCAAGAAGGTACTACTAAATATATAGGGATACCTGTGAAATTTGCAAGCCTTTTTAGTCCTATGACATTGTATAAAAGGTATTTGGAAATTGATTCTGAAAAATATGATATTTGCATTGCCCAAGGACCATGGGCAGGTGTTACAGCAGTAGAACTTTTGAAGGTTGGGAGAGTAAATTTTTTGGCATATGAGGATATAGATTATTTTCCTGCATTTTTTGAATATGAAGATATTTACAATAGAACGAAGTATATGGAAAAATATTGTATAGAAAGTTCAGACATTACATTTTCTGTTAACAAGCAATTGATAGAATTCAGAAAAAATGTGACAGGTATTACACCATATTACATACCAAATGGTGTTAATTATGAGTTGTTTAAAGGTGATAAAGTAAAACACAATGGAACTATACTTGTATTTAGCGGTTCATTAGAACATTGGTCAGGAATTGAAATGCCTATTAAGGCACTTCCAATATTAAGACGGGAATTAGATGTCTCCATGATGATACTAGGCAGGGGAAGATACGAGCCTGACTTAAGAAAATTGTCGAAGGATTACAAAGTTGATGATTTTGTTCATTTTCTTGGAAAGGTTAAATATAAAGACTTGCCGTTGTACTTTAAAAAAGCTGATATAGGCTTGTGTACGCTTTTTCCAACAGAGCTTATAAAATATTCTTTTCCACTTAAAGCCGTAGAATATATGGCTGCTGGCCTTCCAGTTATAGCAACAGACATTGGTGACTTAGGCAAATTGATTAAAGAAAATGAATGTGGTATAACAATAAAGTACAGTATTGCAGACTTTGTAGAAAAAACTATAGATTTGATAGAAAATCATGATAAAATGAGTATATACGGACAAAATGGAAAAAAATTTGCAAAATCATTTGACTGGAAAGAGCTGTTTAAAAAAGAGATGAGCATAATCTTTGAAAAACTGGATAAAAGAATAAAATGTAATTGA